Proteins encoded by one window of Salvia splendens isolate huo1 unplaced genomic scaffold, SspV2 ctg499, whole genome shotgun sequence:
- the LOC121790385 gene encoding uncharacterized protein LOC121790385 has protein sequence MAKNMDFLVCLLIMALDIIAGVLGIQGEVAQNKTQNLRAWIFECRDPSYEAFKLGLAAVVMLCLAHIVANLLAGCVFISSKEELDRASPNKQLAAASLMMSWIMLGIAFILLISGVLSNSKTRKNCGISHQQQLSIGGILCFIHGLFAVAYYVSAAAVLRDERNPHQQHNHAHQPKPDQQPLPA, from the exons ATGGCCAAGAACATGGATTTCCTCGTATGTCTCCTCATCATGGCTCTGGACATCATAGCCGGGGTTCTCGGCATACAGGGCGAGGTTGCTCAGAACAAG ACTCAAAACCTGAGGGCGTGGATATTCGAGTGTCGGGATCCAAGCTACGAGGCTTTCAAACTTGGGCTGGCTGCAGTGGTGATGCTGTGCCTGGCACACATTGTAGCTAATTTGCTGGCGGGATGCGTCTTCATCAGCTCCAAAGAAGAACTCGACAGGGCTTCGCCAAACAAGCAACTTGCTGCTGCCTCCCTCATGATGTCATG GATTATGTTGGGGATTGCATTCATCCTGCTGATATCGGGAGTGTTGTCAAACTCAAAAACAAGAAAGAACTGCGGGATAAGCCATCAACAGCAGCTGTCGATTGGAGGGATCCTGTGTTTCATTCATGGACTGTTTGCGGTTGCCTATTATGTATCTGCAGCTGCTGTTCTTAGAGATGAACGGAATCCGCATCAACAACACAACCACGCCCACCAACCCAAACCAGATCAGCAACCACTTCCTGCCTGA
- the LOC121790395 gene encoding sulfite exporter TauE/SafE family protein 2-like isoform X2: MRHTFLKCLFLLTILSSTSCKSGVETSNTVEGIGIRSAAVAGLSSLAAAISSAGGVGGGGLFIPILTIVGGQDVKTASTYSAFMVTGGSVANVASYTLWRSGGTARRLIDYEMALLCQPWLLLGVSCGVVLNVVFPEWLIMLMFVVFVAGCTFKTCRSGAACWRLESENGCEITKMPLLCATADQAEAEAEVRTPWVPVGMLVLIWFSFFALYLIRGNRYGQGIIEIEACGIGYWIISSMQIPLAIFFTSWILFRRSSTTASTQQENGGRTRRRPSSELVFPIMALLAGLLGGVFGIGGGMLISPILLQMGIEPQFTLLRR, translated from the exons atgaggCATACATTCCTCAAATGTCTGTTCCTCCTCACCATCTTGTCTTCCACTTCGTGTAAATCTGGGGTTGAAACATCAAACACAGTCGAAGGGATCGGTATTCGGTCGGCGGCAGTCGCAGGCTTGTCGTCCCTCGCCGCCGCCATCTCCAGCGCGGGAGGCGTCGGCGGCGGGGGCCTGTTCATACCCATCCTGACCATCGTCGGCGGCCAGGACGTGAAAACAGCATCCACGTATTCAGCTTTCATGGTAACGGGTGGCTCTGTGGCCAACGTCGCGTCCTACACTCTCTGGAGGAGCGGCGGCACCGCGAGACGGCTTATTGACTACGAGATGGCGCTGCTGTGCCAGCCGTGGCTGCTGCTGGGCGTGAGCTGCGGGGTGGTGCTGAATGTCGTGTTCCCGGAGTGGCTGATCATGCTTATGTTCGTGGTCTTCGTCGCCGGATGCACCTTCAAGACGTGCAGGTCGGGGGCTGCGTGCTGGAGGTTGGAATCGGAGAACGGTTGTGAAATTACGAAAATGCCCCTGTTGTGTGCTACCGCGGATCAAGCCGAAGCCGAAGCCGAGGTCCGGACTCCGTGGGTGCCCGTTGGGATGTTGGTCCTCATCTGGTTTTCCTTCTTTGCCCTGTATCTCATTCGTGGAAATCGCTACGGACAA GGTATTATTGAGATAGAGGCTTGTGGAATAGGGTACTGGATAATCTCATCTATGCAAATTCCTCTTGCCATTTTCTTCACTTCATGGATCCTCTTCCGCAGGAGTAGTACTACTGCTTCAACTCAACAG GAAAACGGAGGGCGAACGAGAAGGCGGCCATCCAGCGAACTCGTGTTCCCAATAATGGCCCTACTAGCCGGCCTTCTTGGTGGAGTTTTCGGAATCGGAGGTGGCATGCTCATAAGCCCAATTCTCCTTCAAATGGGAATTGAGCCTCAA TTTACGTTGTTGCGTAGGTGA
- the LOC121790396 gene encoding oxygen-evolving enhancer protein 3-2, chloroplastic-like → MAQAMASMAGLRGSSQAVLEGSLQSNRLNRTSAARTGFSIRAQQGETETSRRAMLGLVAAGIVSGSFVRAVLAEAKPIKIGGPPPPSGGLPGTLNSDQARDFDLPLKNRFFIQPLAPAEAAARAKESAKEIVGVKSLIEKKAWPYVQNDLRSKAEYLRYDLNTIISAKSKEEKQSLKELTGKLFADISNLDYAAKIKSPSDAEKYYAIAVSTLNDVLAKLA, encoded by the exons ATGGCTCAAGCTATGGCTTCAATGGCTGGCTTACGCGGCTCTTCGCAGGCGGTCCTCGAAGGCAGCCTTCAATCCAACCGCTTGAACAGGACCTCCGCCGCGAGAACCGGATTCAGCATCCGCGCGCAGCAAGGCGAGACCGAGACCAGCCGCCGCGCCATGCTGGGGCTTGTCGCTGCTGGGATTGTCTCCGGCTCCTTCGTCCGAGCAGTGCTCGCTGAAGCCAAGCCTATAAAAATCGGAGGACCACCGCCTCCCTCCGGTGGCCTAC CTGGAACTTTGAACTCGGACCAAGCAAGAGACTTTGACTTGCCATTGAAGAACAGGTTTTTCATCCAGCCACTGGCACCGGCGGAGGCAGCAGCGAGAGCTAAGGAATCCGCGAAGGAAATCGTTGGTGTGAAGTCGTTGATCGAGAAGAAGGCGTGGCCGTACGTGCAGAACGACCTTCGTTCGAAGGCGGAGTACCTTCGTTATGACCTCAACACCATCATTTCTGCCAAGTCCAAGGAAGAGAAGCAATCTCTCAAGGAGCTCACGGGCAAGCTCTTCGCAGATATCAGCAAC CTGGATTATGCTGCCAAGATCAAGAGCCCCTCTGATGCAGAGAAGTATTATGCCATAGCTGTATCTACGCTTAATGACGTTCTTGCCAAGCTTGCTTAG
- the LOC121790390 gene encoding protein HEAT-STRESS-ASSOCIATED 32-like: MASYRWKTFFEEEDRPEKPRRYGVTEMRGPHHSLFSQNLLQDVFDSMGQFVDGLKFAGGSHSLMPKSYIKEVTDLAHKHNVYVSSGDWAEYLQRGGPSAFKEYIEECKELGFDTIEIDAGSLGIPEEILLRYVRLVKTGGLRAKPLFAVKFNKSDIPMSGNRAYGSYTVPVQQTSELVEDVNLLIRRAERCLEAGADMIMIDADDVCRQADSVRADIIAKVVSRLGLEKTMFEASNPKTSEWFIKQYGPHVNLFVDHSQVMDLECLRGCNLGKDHVSVLGSSYYRF, from the exons ATGGCAAGTTATCGGTGGAAGACATTCTTCGAAGAAGAAGATCGACCGGAGAAGCCTAGGAGGTATGGCGTCACCGAAATGAGGGGACCTCATCACTCTCTTTTCTCCCAAAATCTCCTCCAG GATGTTTTTGACTCTATGGGGCAATTTGTTGATGGTCTCAAGTTTGCTGGAGGCTCTCATAGTTTGATGCCTAAGAGTTACATCAAAGAAGTGACTGACCTGGCGCATAAGCACAATGTGTACGTCAGCAGCGGTGACTGGGCTGAGTACCTACAGCGCGGAGGTCCTTCTGCTTTCAAAGAATATATTGAG GAATGCAAAGAGTTGGGATTTGATACCATTGAGATAGATGCTGGCTCACTTGGAATTCCTGAAGAGATTCTTTTGAGATATGTGAGGCTTGTCAAAACGGGGGGCCTCAGAGCTAAGCCTCTGTTTGCTGTGAAGTTTAACAAGTCAGATATACCTATGAGTGGTAACAGAGCATATGGATCTTACACGGTCCCTGTGCAGCAAACATCTG AGCTTGTTGAGGATGTGAATCTATTGATTAGGAGGGCAGAGAGGTGCCTTGAAGCTGGAGCAGACATGATAATGATTGATGCTGATGATGTCTGTAGGCAAGCAGATTCTGTGAGGGCAGACATTATAGCAAAAGTCGTGAGCCGTTTGGGTCTTGAAAAAACCATGTTCGAAGCATCAAATCCTAAGACATCTGAATGGTTTATCAAACAATATGGTCCACAT GTAAATCTTTTTGTGGATCATTCTCAAGTCATGGATCTGGAATGTCTCCGCGGCTGTAACCTGGGCAAGGATCATGTATCTGTTCTTGGTTCATCATATTACCGGTTCTAA
- the LOC121790395 gene encoding sulfite exporter TauE/SafE family protein 2-like isoform X1 translates to MRHTFLKCLFLLTILSSTSCKSGVETSNTVEGIGIRSAAVAGLSSLAAAISSAGGVGGGGLFIPILTIVGGQDVKTASTYSAFMVTGGSVANVASYTLWRSGGTARRLIDYEMALLCQPWLLLGVSCGVVLNVVFPEWLIMLMFVVFVAGCTFKTCRSGAACWRLESENGCEITKMPLLCATADQAEAEAEVRTPWVPVGMLVLIWFSFFALYLIRGNRYGQGIIEIEACGIGYWIISSMQIPLAIFFTSWILFRRSSTTASTQQENGGRTRRRPSSELVFPIMALLAGLLGGVFGIGGGMLISPILLQMGIEPQVTAATCSFMVLVSSSMSALQYLLLGMKQIYAALTYAAVCFVASLVGLTMIRKAILRHGRPSIIIFSVATVMALSIVLMTSFGAIDVWRSYTTGQNMGFKKPC, encoded by the exons atgaggCATACATTCCTCAAATGTCTGTTCCTCCTCACCATCTTGTCTTCCACTTCGTGTAAATCTGGGGTTGAAACATCAAACACAGTCGAAGGGATCGGTATTCGGTCGGCGGCAGTCGCAGGCTTGTCGTCCCTCGCCGCCGCCATCTCCAGCGCGGGAGGCGTCGGCGGCGGGGGCCTGTTCATACCCATCCTGACCATCGTCGGCGGCCAGGACGTGAAAACAGCATCCACGTATTCAGCTTTCATGGTAACGGGTGGCTCTGTGGCCAACGTCGCGTCCTACACTCTCTGGAGGAGCGGCGGCACCGCGAGACGGCTTATTGACTACGAGATGGCGCTGCTGTGCCAGCCGTGGCTGCTGCTGGGCGTGAGCTGCGGGGTGGTGCTGAATGTCGTGTTCCCGGAGTGGCTGATCATGCTTATGTTCGTGGTCTTCGTCGCCGGATGCACCTTCAAGACGTGCAGGTCGGGGGCTGCGTGCTGGAGGTTGGAATCGGAGAACGGTTGTGAAATTACGAAAATGCCCCTGTTGTGTGCTACCGCGGATCAAGCCGAAGCCGAAGCCGAGGTCCGGACTCCGTGGGTGCCCGTTGGGATGTTGGTCCTCATCTGGTTTTCCTTCTTTGCCCTGTATCTCATTCGTGGAAATCGCTACGGACAA GGTATTATTGAGATAGAGGCTTGTGGAATAGGGTACTGGATAATCTCATCTATGCAAATTCCTCTTGCCATTTTCTTCACTTCATGGATCCTCTTCCGCAGGAGTAGTACTACTGCTTCAACTCAACAG GAAAACGGAGGGCGAACGAGAAGGCGGCCATCCAGCGAACTCGTGTTCCCAATAATGGCCCTACTAGCCGGCCTTCTTGGTGGAGTTTTCGGAATCGGAGGTGGCATGCTCATAAGCCCAATTCTCCTTCAAATGGGAATTGAGCCTCAA GTGACAGCAGCGACGTGTTCTTTCATGGTACTCGTGTCATCGAGCATGTCCGCGCTCCAGTACTTGCTGTTGGGCATGAAGCAGATCTATGCTGCTCTAACGTATGCAGCAGTCTGCTTCGTTGCCTCACTTGTTGGACTGACCATGATACGAAAGGCAATACTTAGACACGGCCGTCCCTCAATTATCATCTTCTCTGTGGCCACGGTGATGGCTCTGAGTATCGTTTTGATGACTAGCTTTGGAGCTATAGATGTATGGAGGAGTTACACAACTGGCCAGAACATGGGCTTCAAGAAACCATGCTGA
- the LOC121790389 gene encoding uncharacterized protein LOC121790389 translates to MIKKSNKPKMPPVWIGLRRSMKCRSQEADVHDPDTGRKNLSTKKPGGVGSGRCGCSRSIANLKDVINGSKRHTEEKQPRISSPRSIGSSELHNPITHHVVLDSATCELKIRGGSDFVGFRVGHKPVVLGSPVRRSSRRGGVASTRPRSSFGGPFCPKCGDQFVRWEAVEAHHLSKHAVSELGEGDSSRRIVEIICRARLDKIERILKVHNMQRTLAQFEEYREVVKIRANKLAKKHPRCLADGNELLRFHGATVECSLGLKGSSGLCTSEKCRVCQILRDGFVAKKEGVFTASTSGRAIEMVEGDSSLRKALVVCRVVAGRVHKPVESMDEMAVESGFDSVAGKVGAHSNIEELYLLSPRALLPCFVVIYKC, encoded by the exons atgatcAAGAAATCAAACAAGCCAAAAATGCCACCTGTTTGGATCGGTCTGCGAAGGTCGATGAAATGCCGATCACAGGAAGCCGATGTCCACGATCCGGACACGGGAAGAAAGAATCTGAGCACGAAGAAGCCGGGTGGCGTTGGCAGCGGGCGGTGTGGTTGTTCGAGGTCGATCGCGAATCTGAAAGACGTGATCAACGGGAGCAAGAGGCATACGGAGGAGAAACAGCCGCGGATCAGCAGCCCGAGATCCATCGGAAGCAGCGAGCTTCACAACCCGATAACACATCATGTTGTGCTTGATAGTGCTACTTGTGAACTGAAAATACGCGGAGGCTCCGATTTTGTCGGGTTTCGTGTGGGGCATAAACCGGTCGTCCTGGGCAGCCCGGTCAGGAGATCGTCCAGGAGGGGTGGCGTTGCTTCGACGAGGCCGAGATCTTCGTTCGGAGGCCCCTTCTGCCCTAAATGTGGCGACCAGTTTGTTAGATGGGAAGCTGTTGAGGCGCATCATCTCTCAAAACACGCAG TTAGTGAACTCGGCGAGGGAGACTCTTCCCGAAGGATCGTGGAGATAATCTGTCGAGCGAGGCTCGACAAAATCGAGAGGATTCTGAAGGTGCACAACATGCAACGAACATTAGCCCAATTTGAGGAATACCGAGAGGTAGTGAAAATCAGAGCAAACAAGCTAGCTAAAAAACATCCCCGTTGCCTGGCCGATGGGAACGAGCTGCTGAGATTCCACGGTGCGACAGTGGAGTGCAGCCTCGGCCTCAAGGGGTCGTCCGGCCTCTGCACTTCAGAGAAATGCAGGGTGTGCCAGATCCTAAGAGACGGGTTCGTGGCAAAGAAAGAGGGAGTGTTCACTGCTTCGACGAGTGGGAGAGCCATTGAGATGGTGGAGGGGGATTCGTCGTTGAGGAAGGCCCTAGTAGTTTGTAGAGTGGTAGCTGGAAGGGTGCATAAGCCGGTCGAGAGTATGGACGAAATGGCTGTTGAATCCGGTTTTGATTCGGTTGCTGGGAAAGTTGGTGCTCACTCCAACATTGAAGAGCTCTATTTGCTCAGCCCCAGAGCTCTGCTTCCTTGCTTTGTAGTCATATATAAGTGTTGA
- the LOC121790392 gene encoding uncharacterized protein LOC121790392, with the protein MITIHESELVSSFSSLSPVMNWRGSIKLRMILLIFIHLSSMALGQDNPYNCTTAASNFTSNSADLTALLRSLSSNITDYGFHTASVGAANGLALCRADQSPHMCRACIQSASRELLESCPGARQAVIWYEYCTLRYSNDPIHNTRVADPVKRLRNTQNAANGNAFKEDRARLLADLTARAANGTFQLKVGAGARNLTRSDFATIYGLVQCTPDFSSEDCRRCLTEIAEILRNYTSIGFRVLGPDCVIRYEVVDFYNETRLGELGVKLVASQSTPPATSQPGINGDNTILGKKDDNKTKVMIFIAVPVGATLIFAGCAIIIFIRRRMKRSGAYEIAKTAEDISNVESQQYDFSSIRAATNDFSNANKLGQGGFGAVYKGKLQTGEEIAVKRLSKDSGQGNMEFKNEVLLVANLQHRNLVKLLGFSMEGTERVVIYEFVENASLDQFIFDPVKRSQLDWDKRYKIIGGIAKGLLYLHEDSRLKIIHRDLKASNVLLDGDMNPKIADFGMARLFKQDETQGNTRKIVGTYGYMSPEYAMHGKYSDKSDVFSFGVLVLEILSGQRNVCIQKEENGESLLTFTWKKWREGTAANVIDPVLRNGAGSERDIVRCIHIGLLCVQENASKRPTMASVAVMLSSTTMSLTVPSQPAFYLSCRYRPQDSKDSYSSEVGSGVSQGTSSVNDVSVTEIYPQLTLLLLSIGREFESPAVVMYPVRMILVIIIYLSSRARAQENPFRCTSNGSYRNNSVYSANLNALLLSLSTNMSDYGFHGTSVGAVNGLALCRADQTLEQCRTCVESASREVLQSCPSARQAVIWYEHCSLRYSNDPIHNTQTEDPTYLLRDAQNASNGDAFKEDRARLLSDLMAQAANGTFELKVGAGARDLSHSDVATIYALVQCTPDFSSEDCRRCLAGHSQFLQSYISIGIRVLGPNCIIWYEDIGFYNETRLRELGVQIVASHPPETNGNNTILIHGKKDDNTAKVIIFIAVPAGATLLFAACAIIIFIRRRTKRSSAYKIAESADDICNVESLQYDFRSIRVATNDFADANKLGQGGFGAVYKGKLQTGQEIAVKRLSKDSTQGNVEFKNEVSLVAKLQHRNLVKLLGFSMEGTERVLIYEFVPNASLDKFIFDPVKSLQLDWNRRYMILRGVAKGLLYLHEDSRLRIIHRDLKASNILLDGDMNPNIADFGMARLFKQDETQGNTSKIAGTYGYMSPEYAMHGMYSNKSDVYSFGVLVLEILSGQRSACIKNEENGEDLLAITWKKWSEGTAADMIDPVVRNGTGSERDMVRCIHIGLLCVQENATMRPTMASVGQMLGRTKMSLPVPSEPAFYLSSHYGPVDSYSSEVRTGVSQGSSSVNDVSITELCPR; encoded by the exons ATGATAACAATTCATGAATCAGAGCTAGTTTCTTCGTTTTCGAGCTTGTCTCCAGTTATGAATTGGCGAGGTAGCATAAAACTGCGCATGATTCTTCTAATCTTCATACACCTTTCATCCATGGCGCTGGGGCAGGACAATCCCTACAACTGCACCACCGCCGCCTCCAATTTCACAAGCAACAGCGCCGATCTCACCGCCTTACTCCGCTCTCTCTCCTCCAACATCACCGACTACGGCTTCCACACCGCATCCGTCGGCGCAGCCAACGGCCTCGCCCTCTGCCGCGCCGACCAATCCCCGCACATGTGCCGCGCTTGTATCCAATCCGCGTCGCGCGAGCTTCTCGAATCGTGCCCCGGCGCGAGGCAGGCTGTGATATGGTACGAATACTGCACCCTTCGCTACTCCAACGACCCCATACACAACACGCGCGTGGCCGATCCAGTTAAGAGACTGCGGAATACACAAAATGCTGCGAATGGAAACGCGTTCAAGGAGGATAGAGCGAGACTGCTGGCTGATCTCACCGCGCGGGCGGCTAACGGCACGTTCCAGCTCAAGGTCGGTGCGGGAGCTAGGAATCTAACGCGCTCTGATTTTGCGACGATTTATGGACTGGTGCAGTGTACGCCGGACTTTTCGTCGGAGGATTGCCGGAGATGCTTGACTGAAATTGCGGAAATCCTTCGAAATTATACTTCGATTGGGTTCAGAGTGCTAGGACCTGATTGCGTTATTCGGTATGAAGTAGTTGATTTCTACAATGAAACTAGGCTTGGGGAATTGGGGGTAAAACTTGTAGCTTCACAATCGACGCCGCCGGCGACCTCGCAGCCAG GAATCAATGGTGATAATACAATATTGGGAAAGAAAGATGATAATAAGACAAAAGTTATGATCTTCATTGCTGTTCCAGTTGGGGCAACTCTTATATTTGCTGGTTGTGCCATCATTATCTTCATTAGAAGAAGAATGAAGCGGAGTGGTGCATATGAGATAGCGAAGA CTGCTGAGGACATTAGCAATGTTGAATCCCAGCAATATGATTTTAGCAGCATCAGAGCTGCAACTAATGATTTTTCCAATGCTAACAAGCTCGGGCAAGGTGGATTTGGGGCTGTTTATAAG GGAAAACTTCAAACTGGCGAAGAAATAGCAGTGAAAAGGTTGTCCAAAGATTCAGGGCAAGGCAATATGGAATTCAAGAATGAGGTTTTGTTAGTTGCCAACCTTCAACATAGGAATCTGGTGAAGCTCTTAGGTTTCTCTATGGAAGGAACTGAGAGGGTAGTAATATATGAGTTCGTTGAGAATGCAAGCCTTGACCAGTTCATATTTG ATCCAGTCAAACGTTCACAATTGGACTGGGATAAACGCTACAAGATCATAGGGGGTATTGCGAAGGGGCTTCTGTACTTGCACGAAGACTCTCGACTCAAGATCATTCATCGTGATTTAAAAGCTAGTAATGTACTGCTGGATGGAGATATGAATCCCAAGATTGCAGATTTTGGCATGGCAAGATTATTTAAACAAGATGAAACTCAAGGAAATACAAGAAAGATTGTTGGAACTTA TGGATATATGTCACCTGAATACGCAATGCATGGTAAGTATTCGGATAAGTCAGACGTGTTCAGTTTTGGAGTGCTTGTTCTGGAAATCTTGAGTGGTCAGAGAAATGTTTGTATCCAAAAGGAGGAGAATGGAGAGAGCCTCTTGACTTTT ACATGGAAGAAGTGGAGAGAAGGGACAGCTGCAAATGTGATAGATCCGGTGCTGAGGAATGGCGCGGGTTCTGAACGTGATATAGTGAGATGCATTCACATCGGACTGTTGTGCGTTCAGGAAAACGCTTCAAAGAGGCCAACAATGGCTTCGGTTGCAGTAATGCTCAGTAGTACGACAATGAGTCTGACAGTGCCTTCTCAGCCCGCATTTTATTTGAGTTGTCGCTATCGCCCCCAAGACTCCAAAGATTCCTACTCCAGCGAAGTGGGATCAGGTGTATCTCAAGGCACGTCGTCTGTAAACGATGTTTCAGTAACCGAGATATATCCTC AACTT ACGCTTCTTCTCCTTTCAATAGGTCGGGAGTTTGAGTCACCTGCAGTTGTAATGTATCCAGTGCGCATGATTCTAGTTATCATCATATACCTTTCATCCCGGGCAAGAGCACAGGAAAATCCCTTCCGATGTACCAGTAACGGGAGCTACAGGAATAACAGCGTATACAGCGCCAACCTCAACGCCCTACTCCTTTCTCTTTCCACCAACATGAGCGACTACGGCTTCCACGGCACATCCGTTGGCGCAGTCAACGGACTCGCCCTATGCAGGGCCGACCAAACCCTTGAGCAGTGTCGCACTTGTGTCGAGTCAGCCTCGCGCGAGGTGCTTCAGTCATGCCCCAGCGCGAGACAGGCGGTTATATGGTATGAACACTGCTCCTTGCGCTACTCTAACGATCCCATACACAATACGCAGACGGAAGATCCCACCTATCTGCTAAGAGATGCACAAAATGCTTCGAATGGAGATGCGTTCAAGGAGGACAGGGCGAGGCTGCTGTCTGATCTCATGGCGCAGGCGGCTAATGGCACGTTCGAGCTCAAGGTTGGTGCAGGGGCTAGGGATCTCTCACACTCTGACGTTGCCACGATTTATGCACTGGTGCAGTGTACCCCGGACTTTTCATCGGAAGATTGCCGGAGATGCTTGGCTGGGCATTCCCAATTCCTTCAAAGTTATATTTCGATTGGGATCAGAGTGCTAGGACCCAACTGCATTATCTGGTATGAAGATATTGGTTTCTACAATGAAACTCGGCTTAGGGAATTGGGGGTGCAAATTGTAGCTTCGCACCCACCAG AAACCAATGGAAATAATACAATACTTATACACGGAAAGAAAGATGATAATACGGCAAAAGTTATCATCTTCATTGCTGTCCCAGCTGGAGCAACTCTATTATTTGCTGCTTGTGccatcatcatcttcattaGGAGAAGAACGAAGCGGAGCAGTGCATATAAAATAGCCGAGT CTGCTGATGACATTTGTAATGTTGAATCCCTGCAATATGATTTTCGCAGCATCAGAGTTGCAACTAATGATTTTGCCGATGCTAACAAGCTTGGCCAAGGCGGATTCGGGGCTGTTTATAAG GGAAAACTTCAAACTGGCCAAGAAATAGCAGTTAAAAGGCTATCCAAAGATTCAACGCAGGGCAATGTTGAATTCAAGAATGAGGTTTCGTTGGTTGCCAAACTTCAACATAGGAATCTGGTGAAACTCTTAGGATTCTCTATGGAAGGAACTGAGAGGGTGCTAATATATGAATTCGTTCCGAATGCAAGCCTTGACAAGTTCATATTTG ATCCTGTCAAAAGTTTGCAGTTGGATTGGAATAGACGCTACATGATCCTAAGGGGTGTCGCAAAGGGGCTTCTGTACTTGCACGAAGACTCTCGACTCAGGATCATTCACCGTGATCTAAAAGCCAGCAACATACTGTTGGATGGAGATATGAATCCTAACATTGCAGATTTTGGCATGGCGAGATTGTTTAAACAAGATGAAACTCAAGGAAATACAAGCAAGATAGCTGGAACTTA TGGTTATATGTCGCCTGAATACGCAATGCATGGTATGTACTCGAATAAGTCTGATGTGTATAGTTTTGGGGTGCTTGTTCTGGAAATCTTGAGTGGTCAGAGAAGTGCTTGTATCAAAAATGAGGAGAATGGAGAGGACCTATTGGCTATT ACATGGAAGAAGTGGAGCGAAGGGACAGCTGCAGATATGATAGATCCTGTGGTGAGGAATGGCACGGGATCTGAACGCGATATGGTGAGATGCATACACATTGGTCTGTTGTGCGTTCAAGAAAATGCTACAATGAGGCCAACAATGGCTTCGGTTGGTCAAATGCTCGGTAGAACGAAAATGAGTCTGCCAGTGCCCTCTGAGCCTGCATTTtatttgagtagtcactatggcCCCGTAGACTCCTACTCAAGCGAAGTGAGAACAGGTGTATCTCAAGGCTCGTCGTCTGTAAACGATGTTTCAATCACCGAGTTATGTCCTCGTTGA